The following are from one region of the Vibrio rarus genome:
- a CDS encoding DUF4397 domain-containing protein yields the protein MSNKMLSAVLAASTLMLVGCDDDDNASQTRVQAVHASSDAPLANVTINGGSSNSRTTYNSQTLSGVDYATASGYIAFDEGENSVQVDVQLPGGEVATVIPNTVLNLDSSLLYTVMVIGNADPSAEFAVEPLIITRDAAGDGDTTNVDVQVVHASPGVPEVDIHVTGPNDDINPATPLATLSYKASTGVVSVPAADYRVRLALAGTNTVAFDSGTLPLPAGAELTIAAIPNVNSSSDSDMPLSPVKLLVMDGSGSSIIHDSNEIAQVRIGHLSADAPDVDVTVDDAVVLNDVVFTVVSDYLDLQAKAYDLGVFAFDDPTTLQIDAQGVEFEKGKDYSVYAINDLANIDALVIEDSRRPVATSATLSILHGASLSAAATVDIYLTDSTDLLNSDPALSSFAYTDVVQNVYVAEGTYVVTVTGVGSKDPVLQLEGVTLENGKVYKAIATNGGILAADITE from the coding sequence ATGTCTAATAAAATGCTTTCTGCAGTGCTAGCAGCCTCGACATTGATGCTTGTCGGTTGTGATGACGACGATAACGCCTCTCAAACGCGAGTTCAGGCGGTACATGCTTCATCAGATGCGCCACTGGCCAACGTTACTATCAATGGCGGTTCATCAAACAGCAGAACGACCTATAACAGTCAAACGTTATCTGGTGTGGATTACGCTACTGCCTCTGGTTATATAGCCTTTGACGAGGGGGAAAATTCTGTGCAGGTAGATGTGCAACTTCCGGGGGGAGAGGTCGCGACTGTCATCCCTAATACCGTACTCAATTTAGATTCAAGCCTTTTATATACGGTAATGGTAATCGGGAATGCGGACCCAAGTGCAGAGTTTGCTGTTGAACCGCTCATCATTACTCGTGATGCTGCCGGCGATGGCGATACAACCAATGTTGACGTTCAAGTGGTGCATGCTTCGCCGGGCGTACCTGAGGTTGATATTCATGTAACTGGCCCTAATGACGATATTAACCCAGCTACGCCATTAGCAACTCTGTCATACAAAGCTTCTACTGGAGTGGTTAGTGTGCCAGCGGCAGATTATCGAGTTCGCTTAGCATTAGCTGGCACGAACACGGTCGCTTTTGATTCTGGTACGTTGCCATTGCCTGCTGGTGCTGAACTCACTATTGCTGCGATTCCTAACGTGAATAGCTCCTCTGACTCAGACATGCCATTATCCCCGGTTAAGTTGCTTGTCATGGACGGCAGTGGCTCATCGATTATCCATGATAGCAATGAGATCGCACAAGTACGTATAGGCCATTTGTCAGCTGACGCCCCTGATGTTGATGTGACTGTAGACGATGCCGTGGTATTAAATGACGTCGTATTTACTGTGGTATCAGATTACTTAGATTTACAGGCAAAAGCATACGATCTCGGCGTGTTCGCATTCGATGATCCGACTACCTTGCAGATAGATGCACAAGGGGTTGAGTTTGAGAAAGGCAAAGATTACAGCGTGTATGCTATTAATGACTTAGCGAATATAGACGCACTTGTTATTGAAGACAGTCGTCGCCCTGTGGCCACTAGCGCCACCTTAAGCATCCTACATGGGGCTTCTTTATCTGCGGCGGCAACGGTTGACATATACTTAACGGATTCAACCGATTTATTAAATAGTGATCCAGCCCTATCCAGTTTTGCGTATACAGATGTAGTACAGAACGTTTATGTAGCAGAGGGCACCTATGTGGTGACAGTCACAGGGGTAGGTAGTAAAGATCCTGTTCTACAATTAGAGGGTGTGACACTAGAAAACGGTAAGGTGTATAAGGCGATTGCAACCAATGGCGGCATACTCGCTGCAGACATTACCGAATAA
- a CDS encoding LON peptidase substrate-binding domain-containing protein, whose amino-acid sequence MSVVKLFPLSSLVLPEGKMNLRIFEPRYKRMISDCCKAGEGFGVCLINEAGASSPSNISRVGTLVEIIDFEQLSDGFLGITIVGTRRFRVNKVWSEFDGLRCAEVENLNNWDSRELSRDNLFISDQLQRVYQRFPEIKDLYSHCFFDDATWVSQRWLELLPIEQQQFEHLISQADCDEALRFLSQAIEA is encoded by the coding sequence ATGTCTGTAGTCAAACTGTTTCCCCTAAGTTCACTGGTTTTACCTGAAGGGAAAATGAACCTAAGAATCTTTGAGCCTCGTTATAAGCGTATGATCAGCGATTGTTGTAAAGCGGGTGAAGGTTTTGGTGTTTGTTTGATTAATGAAGCGGGGGCTTCTTCTCCTAGTAACATCTCACGTGTCGGCACACTTGTAGAAATTATTGATTTTGAGCAACTTTCAGACGGTTTCCTTGGAATAACCATAGTGGGAACTCGTCGCTTCAGGGTGAATAAGGTTTGGAGTGAGTTCGATGGCTTACGGTGCGCTGAGGTTGAAAACCTCAACAACTGGGACAGCCGAGAGCTTTCTAGAGACAACCTTTTTATTAGTGATCAATTGCAACGAGTTTATCAGCGGTTTCCTGAAATTAAGGACCTCTACTCACACTGCTTCTTTGATGATGCAACATGGGTAAGTCAGAGATGGTTGGAACTGTTACCCATAGAACAACAGCAATTTGAACACCTCATTTCCCAGGCGGATTGTGATGAAGCGTTGAGATTTCTTAGTCAAGCCATTGAAGCCTAA
- a CDS encoding sigma-70 family RNA polymerase sigma factor, whose amino-acid sequence METLAKASTPTRAEWNECMVKVQQGDKAAFAKVFKYFSPRLKQFAYKHVGNEQVAMELVQDALATVWQKSHLFDGSKSALSTWIYTIARNLCFDLLRKQKGRELHVHSEDIWPDDYCPPDLVDQYSPERNMLREQIVRYLDTLPMKQKEVVKAIYLDELPHQEVADKFDIPLGTVKSRLRLAVEKLKDTIRADQV is encoded by the coding sequence ATGGAAACGTTAGCCAAAGCCTCAACCCCGACTCGGGCAGAGTGGAACGAGTGCATGGTCAAAGTGCAGCAGGGAGATAAGGCCGCTTTTGCGAAAGTATTTAAATACTTCTCCCCACGCTTAAAGCAATTTGCCTATAAACATGTAGGAAATGAGCAAGTAGCCATGGAATTAGTGCAAGATGCTCTAGCTACAGTTTGGCAAAAGTCCCACCTGTTTGACGGTAGCAAGAGTGCATTATCGACTTGGATATACACCATTGCTCGGAACCTTTGCTTTGATCTGCTACGCAAACAAAAAGGGCGAGAACTGCATGTGCACTCAGAGGACATCTGGCCAGATGATTACTGTCCACCCGATCTGGTTGACCAATATTCGCCGGAGAGAAACATGTTAAGAGAGCAGATTGTCCGCTATTTAGATACGCTGCCGATGAAGCAGAAAGAGGTGGTTAAAGCGATATATCTTGATGAACTACCTCATCAAGAAGTAGCAGACAAATTTGATATTCCTCTCGGCACCGTTAAATCAAGATTGAGACTGGCTGTAGAGAAGTTAAAAGACACAA